Proteins encoded by one window of Salvia splendens isolate huo1 chromosome 7, SspV2, whole genome shotgun sequence:
- the LOC121741898 gene encoding vacuolar protein-sorting-associated protein 11 homolog, translating to MYQWRKFDFFEDKKTKIPEEIEGEIRCCSSGRGRIVLGCRDGTVSLLDRGLQHNYSFPAHSSSVLFLQQLKQRNFLVTVGEDEQLPPQKAAVCLKVFDLDKRQEEGSSTSAPECIQILRIFTNQFSEAEITSFLVFEEAPPIIFIALGLENGCIYCIQGDIARERIKRFKLEVQNGQPGKVHSPITGIGFRVDGQAFQLFAVTPSSVSLFKVEAQTPTAQTLDYIGSEAGSVAMTDRSELIIGRPEAVYFYEIDGRGPCWAFEGEKKLVGWFRGYLLCVIADQRTGKYTFIIYDLKNRLIAHSIAVQEVSHMLCEWGNILLIMTDKSVLLVVEKDMESKLDMLFKKNLYPVAINLVQSQQADAVATAEVLRKYGDHLYSKQSYDEAMAQYIHTIGHLEPSYVIQKFLDAQRIHNLTNYLEKLHEKGLASKDHTTLLLNCYTKLKDVEKLDIFIKSEDGVGEHKFDVETAIKVCRAANYHEHAMYVAKKTGRHEWYLKILLEGLDRYEEALQYINSLEPNQAGLTVKEYGKILIEHKPKETVQILMRLCTEEGESARGGSSSFLAMLPSPVDFINIFVIHPQSLMEFLENYTNKVKDSPAQVEIHNTLLELYLSHDLDFPSLAQTGCSENAEPTADRESSAVVMSRTQSNGKIRSDDASLERDRHERRQKGLVLLKSAWPSEQEQPQYDVDLAIILCEMNSFNEGLLYLYEKLKLYKEVIACYMQAHDHEGLIACCKRLGDSGKGGDPSLWARLLKYFGELGEDCSREVKEVLTYVERDDILPPILVLQTLSRNPCLTLSVIKDYIARKLEQESKMIEEDHIAIEKYQEETSSMRKEIQDLRTNARIFQLSKCSACTFTLDLPTVHFMCMHSFHQRCLGDNEKECPECAPEYRAVSEMKRSLEQNSKSQDYFFQQVRNSKDGFSIVAEYFGKGIISKTNKGPIEAPSQTNEYSNGNY from the exons ATGTACCAGTGGCGGAAATTCGACTTCTTCGAGGATAAGAAGACCAAAATCCCTGAGGAGATCGAAGGCGAAATCCGATGCTGCTCCAGCGGCAGAGGTAGGATCGTCTTAGGCTGCCGCGACGGCACCGTCTCACTCCTTGATCGCGGCCTCCAGCACAATTACTCGTTCCCGGCTCACTCCTCTTCTGTTCTCTTCCTCCAGCAGCTTAAG CAACGGAACTTCTTAGTGACAGTTGGAGAGGACGAACAATTGCCTCCACAGAAAGCAGCTGTGTGCTTGAAGGTTTTCGATCTCGATAAAAGACAAGAAGAAGGGTCGAGTACTTCAGCTCCAGAGTGCATTCAGATTTTGCGAATATTTACCAACCAATTTTCTGAGGCAGAG ATCACGTCTTTTCTAGTTTTTGAGGAGGCTCCTCCAATAATATTTATCGCCCTTGGGTTGGAGAATGGCTGTATTTATTGCATTCAAGGTGACATTGCCCGTGAACGGATCAAGCGCTTCAAGCTTGAGGTTCAGAATGGTCAACCCGGAAAAGTACATTCTCCGATTACTGGTATTGGTTTCCGTGTGGACGGACAAGCCTTTCAACTCTTTGCTGTCACTCCGAGCTCAGTGAGCTTGTTTAAAGTGGAAGCTCAAACACCTACTGCTCAAACACTTGATTACATAGGTTCTGAAGCTGGAAGTGTGGCAATGACTGATCGCTCG GAATTGATCATTGGTCGGCCCGAAGCTGTCTATTTCTATGAAATTGATGGCCGAGGCCCATGCTGGGCTTTTGAGGGAGAGAAGAAACTTGTTGGGTGGTTTCGTGGTTATCTCTTATGTGTTATTGCTGATCAGAGAACTGGGAAATATACTTTCATCATTTATGACCTGAAGAACCGCTTAATAGCCCATAGTATAGCGGTTCAAGAAGTTTCTCACATGCTCTGTGAATGGGGTAATATATTACTCATTATGACAGACAAATCAGTTCTTCTTGTTGTAGAGAAGGATATGGAAAGCAAGTTGGATATGCTTTTCAAGAAAAACCTTTACCCAGTGGCTATTAATCTTGTCCAGAGCCAGCAAGCTGATGCTGTGGCAACTGCAGAAGTGCTAAGGAAGTATGGTGATCATTTATATAGCAAACAGAGTTACGACGAAGCTATGGCTCAGTATATCCATACCATTGGGCATCTAGAACCTTCGTACGTCATACAGAAGTTTTTGGATGCGCAGAGAATTCACAATCTAACAAATTACTTGGAAAAGTTGCATGAGAAGGGTCTTGCTTCCAAAGATCACACCACTCTCTTACTCAACTGTTATACCAAACTGAAAGATGTTGAGAAGTTGGATATATTCATAAAGAGTGAAGATGGAGTTGGGGAACATAAGTTTGATGTGGAAACTGCAATAAAGGTATGTCGAGCTGCCAATTACCATGAGCATGCAATGTATGTTGCCAAGAAAACTGGGAGACATGAATGGTACTTGAAGATTTTACTTGAGGGCTTAGACAGATATGAGGAAGCATTGCAATATATAAATAGCCTCGAGCCAAATCAAGCTGGTTTGACTGTTAAAGAGTATGGAAAGATTCTCATAGAACACAAGCCGAAGGAGACAGTTCAAATATTGATGAGGCTTTGTACTGAAGAAGGAGAATCTGCAAGGGGGGGATCCTCATCCTTTCTAGCCATGTTGCCATCTCCTGTTGATTTTATCAATATTTTTGTGATTCATCCGCAATCACTCATGGAATTCCTAGAAAATTACACCAACAAAGTGAAGGATTCTCCAGCTCAAGTTGAAATCCATAACACCCTGTTGGAGTTATACTTGTCTCACGATTTGGACTTTCCATCTCTTGCACAAACTGGCTGCAGTGAAAATGCTGAACCTACAGCAGATAGGGAATCCAGTGCTGTTGTGATGTCAAGAACACAATCTAATGGGAAGATACGATCTGATGATGCATCCCTGGAGAGAGATCGCCATGAGAGACGTCAAAAGGGGCTGGTCTTGCTTAAAAGTGCATGGCCATCTGAGCAGGAGCAGCCACAATATGATGTTGATCTAGCAATAATTCTGTGTGAGATGAACTCTTTTAATGAAGGGCTTTTGTATCTGTATGAGAAGTTGAAACTTTATAAGGAGGTGATTGCCTGCTATATGCAGGCACATGATCATGAAGGTTTAATTGCATGCTGCAAGAGGCTGGGGGACTCAGGTAAGGGTGGTGATCCCTCTCTCTGGGCCCGTCTGTTGAAGTACTTTGGTGAACTTGGAGAGGATTGTTCTAGAGAAGTTAAAGAAGTTTTGACTTATGTAGAAAGGGATGATATTTTGCCTCCGATTTTAGTTCTTCAAACTTTATCTAGAAATCCATGTCTCACACTTTCTGTGATCAAGGACTATATTGCTAGAAAGCTTGAGCAGGAGTCAAAGATGATTGAGGAGGATCATATAGCTATTGAAAAGTATCAG GAGGAAACGTCATCAATGAGAAAAGAAATCCAGGATCTCAGAACAAATGCAAGGATCTTCCAGCTTAGCAAGTGCAGTGCTTGCACCTTCACACTTGACCTCCCCACTGTCCACTTCATGTGCATGCACTCGTTCCACCAACGATGTCTTGGTGACAACGAGAAGGAATGTCCAGAATGTGCTCCCGAGTATAGAGCTGTTTCAGAGATGAAGAGAAGTCTAGAGCAGAATTCCAAAAGCCAAGATTACTTCTTCCAGCAAGTGAGAAATTCAAAGGACGGTTTCTCCATTGTTGCTGAGTATTTTGGTAAGGGAATCATCAGCAAAACTAACAAAGGACCCATTGAAGCTCCTAGCCAGACCAATGAGTATTCCAACGGCAACTATTGA